Proteins encoded in a region of the Mycolicibacterium chitae genome:
- a CDS encoding LLM class flavin-dependent oxidoreductase: protein MTMPVMEPDLDSTTLRTWAEMVDEGPFSSLCWGERIAFDNPDSLTLLGALAAWTDRVELVTTVIVPQLHDPVLCAKALATGDLISDGRLTVGLGVGGRHEDYRAVGADPKTQTIRGMAERVEIMRRVWAGEALSDSVLPVGPPPVQRGGPRLLVGTIGEKTLRSAAAWADGLAGTTLDLDVGKQNELFDVARQAWAQQGKPAPHLATSFWFALGPAESAREQVRAHLLRYMNWIPADYVEAMAPTTGWSGDEDQLAAVLREFAAVGTDEVHLIPTSSDVDQLRRVAEVARDFT, encoded by the coding sequence ATGACGATGCCGGTCATGGAGCCGGATCTGGACTCCACGACCCTGCGGACGTGGGCGGAGATGGTCGACGAGGGACCGTTCTCGTCGCTGTGCTGGGGGGAGCGCATCGCGTTCGACAACCCGGACAGCCTGACGCTGCTGGGCGCCCTGGCGGCCTGGACCGACCGGGTCGAGCTGGTCACCACCGTGATCGTCCCGCAACTGCACGACCCGGTGCTGTGCGCCAAGGCGTTGGCCACCGGGGACCTGATCTCCGACGGGCGGCTGACGGTGGGGCTCGGGGTCGGCGGCCGGCACGAGGACTACCGGGCGGTCGGCGCGGACCCGAAGACGCAGACCATCCGCGGCATGGCGGAGCGCGTGGAGATCATGCGACGGGTGTGGGCCGGCGAGGCGCTCAGCGACTCGGTGCTGCCGGTGGGACCGCCGCCGGTGCAGCGCGGCGGTCCGCGTCTGCTGGTGGGCACCATCGGGGAGAAGACCCTGCGCAGCGCCGCCGCCTGGGCCGACGGGTTGGCCGGTACCACGCTGGATCTTGATGTCGGCAAGCAGAACGAGCTGTTCGACGTCGCGCGTCAGGCCTGGGCCCAGCAGGGTAAACCGGCGCCGCACCTGGCGACGTCGTTCTGGTTCGCCCTGGGCCCCGCCGAGTCGGCGCGCGAGCAGGTCAGGGCGCATCTGCTGCGCTACATGAACTGGATCCCCGCCGACTACGTCGAGGCGATGGCCCCGACGACGGGATGGTCCGGCGATGAGGACCAATTGGCCGCGGTGCTGCGGGAGTTCGCCGCGGTGGGCACCGACGAGGTGCACCTGATCCCGACGAGTTCCGATGTGGACCAGCTACGGCGGGTCGCCGAGGTGGCCCGCGACTTCACCTGA
- a CDS encoding lactate 2-monooxygenase: MNPWGNYQYEIYFQGLTGVLPSLPMSYAELEERARQALPPSVWSYVAGGAGDEHTQDGNVTAFRNWGLMPRMLVGATERDLSVELWGKRWPAPIFLAPIGVIALCAQDGHGDLATARAAAATGVPMVASTLMEDPLEDIVPQFGDTPGFFQLYCPNDKDIAESLVRRAEAAGYDGIVVTLDTWIPGWRPRDLSTANFPQLRGKCLANYTSDPVFREKAGLAEGADPRDAVMYFASVFGKSLTWDDLTWLRSLTKLPLILKGICHPDDARRAADFGVDGIYCSNHGGRQANGGIPAIDCLPEVVAAAGELPVLFDSGVRSGADVIKALALGARAVGIGRPYAYGLALGGVDGIVHVLRSMLAEADLIMAVDGYPTLADLTPDALRRVGR; the protein is encoded by the coding sequence GTGAACCCGTGGGGCAACTACCAGTACGAGATCTACTTCCAGGGCCTGACCGGCGTGTTGCCCTCCTTGCCGATGTCGTATGCCGAACTGGAGGAACGCGCCCGGCAGGCGCTGCCGCCGTCGGTGTGGTCCTACGTCGCCGGGGGAGCCGGGGACGAACACACCCAGGACGGCAACGTCACCGCGTTCCGGAACTGGGGCCTGATGCCTCGGATGCTGGTCGGTGCCACCGAGCGCGATCTCTCGGTCGAGTTGTGGGGGAAGCGCTGGCCCGCACCGATTTTCCTGGCCCCGATCGGGGTCATCGCGTTGTGCGCCCAGGACGGTCACGGGGACCTGGCCACCGCCCGGGCCGCCGCGGCCACCGGCGTGCCGATGGTCGCCTCCACGCTGATGGAGGACCCGTTGGAGGACATCGTCCCGCAATTCGGTGACACGCCAGGGTTTTTCCAACTCTACTGTCCCAACGACAAGGACATCGCCGAGAGTCTCGTGCGCCGCGCCGAGGCCGCCGGATACGACGGCATCGTCGTCACCCTGGACACCTGGATCCCGGGTTGGCGCCCGCGCGACCTGAGCACCGCGAACTTCCCGCAGCTGCGCGGCAAGTGCCTGGCGAACTACACCAGCGACCCGGTGTTCCGGGAGAAGGCCGGCCTGGCCGAGGGCGCCGACCCGCGCGATGCCGTGATGTACTTCGCCAGCGTCTTCGGCAAGTCACTGACCTGGGATGACCTGACGTGGCTGCGTTCGCTGACCAAGCTGCCGCTGATCCTCAAGGGCATCTGTCATCCCGACGATGCCCGGCGCGCAGCGGATTTCGGTGTGGACGGCATCTACTGTTCCAACCACGGCGGGCGGCAGGCCAACGGCGGGATACCCGCCATCGACTGCCTGCCGGAGGTGGTGGCCGCCGCCGGCGAGCTGCCCGTGCTGTTCGACTCGGGGGTCCGCTCGGGCGCCGACGTCATCAAGGCCCTGGCGCTGGGGGCCCGCGCCGTCGGCATCGGCCGGCCGTACGCCTACGGCCTGGCGCTCGGCGGCGTCGACGGGATTGTGCACGTGCTGCGCTCCATGCTCGCCGAGGCGGATCTGATCATGGCGGTCGACGGGTATCCGACGCTGGCCGATCTGACGCCGGATGCGCTGCGCCGCGTGGGGCGCTGA